ttatgtatcaCCAATGTTTGCTTGGCACATGGCAAgttttcaatacatattttaataaagaataaaacacaaactggatttaactgtttttttggtgtgtgtgtgtatctgcctTTGTCCCACCAGttattattcaattattttttccctaatatgcaacttgtaaaaaataaatgatagtacTAATAGCATCTCAAGCAAATCCAGTTATCATGTTTTACTCTTCTTTATATTTCCTGTATGACCGAGCACAAAACTTTTTATCTAACAGGAACTTAAAAATGTTTGAATTGACTTTATAGCACCAAGAAAAACACAGAAGACATTATACCTATAGAGGAAGACTGTGGACTAATCAGAAGGTCCTCTTGGACTTGTTCACTTCCTGGAACTGTCTGCTGATCACTCAGGGAACTCTGAGATGCACTGACAGGCTGGGACACTTCCTCATGGACCTCCTCGTCACTTAACCTTTCTACTTTGACCCGGACATCTTCTTCGGTACCTAAAGGCAAGGTAGTTTTTGTGCTCTCACAAGTCACATAATCAGCCATTCTTCTACTGGTCTCAGATGGGCCAGGTAATTCTAAAGTCCGGGTATTTTCTGCTTGCTTAACTTTCTCAGGCTGAATCCTTCGatcaattccaaaaggaaaagTCCAAGGAAAAGCTAAGGAAGAGTCAACTGGTTGGTTTCTATTTTCTGAGTAGGAAGCTGAAGAATTCAATACCTGGGGTGAACTTGTTTGTGTGCTACACTTTACAGGACTTTCAGGAGACATAACAATGTAGCTTTTGCGCTTTCTCCGGGATTCTCGGCAGACAGGAATCGTTCTTTCTACCACACTGCACTCCGAGGACACGGGAGAAATGCTCCCATCTCGAGAAGTAAAATTGCAGttagaattattttcttgtcCAGCATCTAGACCCTTTTCGGGTTGGCTGTTAGGTGTATTCCATAAAATGCTTGATTTCATGAACTCTGAGCAAGTGCTGGCAACACTGAACATTTGCATATAGCTGGCTGCTGCTAGAACATCAATAATATTTTCTGTGTTAATTGATAGAGTGGCTGTGTAAGCATATTCTAAAAGAGGTATAAAGCCAGTCACTGTAACATGATGCAGATCCAACACATTCTTGTTCTCATCCTCGGCTTGGCCTACAAGTTTGGTGCGAAAGAAATCACTGCAAGCTGCTAGTACCACCTTATGTGCCCGGAAGATTTTGTCCTGGACACGAATAGTGATATCACAAAAATGTCCATCATTTCGCAGCATATTTAGCTTTCCAAGCATTTCCTGGCTGTGGGAAGAGGAGCTATGAGTAAACGTTTTCACACCCATCTTTTACTTCCTCTTCTACAGATGCTCTTCAAGGATGCAAATGAATCAGAAATGtcctaaaaaatacataaaataaagcattaatTGATATTTTAgtagtttaaataaaatgtgatttagaTCATTTTCATGTGGCCACTGCACTAAATTAAAAAGCTGAAAGATGGTAGTGAGAGAGAAACTTCAAGGCACGGACTGTAAAGAAATATATTCTCCTTATCTGCCTTCCGACCTGTCCAACCAATGAAGTCTGTGaaccaatgtttttgttttgttttgttttgttttgttttgagacagagtctcgctctgacgcccaggatggagtgcagaggAGCggtcttggatcactgcaacctccgccttccgagttcaagcaattctc
Above is a genomic segment from Chlorocebus sabaeus isolate Y175 chromosome 1, mChlSab1.0.hap1, whole genome shotgun sequence containing:
- the ZBTB44 gene encoding zinc finger and BTB domain-containing protein 44 isoform X5 — translated: MGVKTFTHSSSSHSQEMLGKLNMLRNDGHFCDITIRVQDKIFRAHKVVLAACSDFFRTKLVGQAEDENKNVLDLHHVTVTGFIPLLEYAYTATLSINTENIIDVLAAASYMQMFSVASTCSEFMKSSILWNTPNSQPEKGLDAGQENNSNCNFTSRDGSISPVSSECSVVERTIPVCRESRRKRKSYIVMSPESPVKCSTQTSSPQVLNSSASYSENRNQPVDSSLAFPWTFPFGIDRRIQPEKVKQAENTRTLELPGPSETSRRMADYVTCESTKTTLPLGTEEDVRVKVERLSDEEVHEEVSQPVSASQSSLSDQQTVPGSEQVQEDLLISPQSSSIGSVDEGVSEGLPTLQSSSSTAAPPDDDDRLENVQYPYQLYIAPSTSSTERPSPNGPDRPFQCPTCGVRFTRIQNLKQHMLIHSGIKPFQCDRCGKKFTRAYSLKMHRLKHEEVVHSTVPRIASVHNRGGSLILRRMKSIWVAMAGPRSCGSRVTGTCAILTEQTEVASWLMKIVFRPAEWTPGTQEAMPSRMSVQMEDKCMPSLEQTPSLDSGSSGRNISQPGGLWKLTAPRNSSI
- the ZBTB44 gene encoding zinc finger and BTB domain-containing protein 44 isoform X4, with product MGVKTFTHSSSSHSQEMLGKLNMLRNDGHFCDITIRVQDKIFRAHKVVLAACSDFFRTKLVGQAEDENKNVLDLHHVTVTGFIPLLEYAYTATLSINTENIIDVLAAASYMQMFSVASTCSEFMKSSILWNTPNSQPEKGLDAGQENNSNCNFTSRDGSISPVSSECSVVERTIPVCRESRRKRKSYIVMSPESPVKCSTQTSSPQVLNSSASYSENRNQPVDSSLAFPWTFPFGIDRRIQPEKVKQAENTRTLELPGPSETSRRMADYVTCESTKTTLPLGTEEDVRVKVERLSDEEVHEEVSQPVSASQSSLSDQQTVPGSEQVQEDLLISPQSSSIGSVDEGVSEGLPTLQSSSSTAAPPDDDDRLENVQYPYQLYIAPSTSSTERPSPNGPDRPFQCPTCGVRFTRIQNLKQHMLIHSGIKPFQCDRCGKKFTRAYSLKMHRLKHEEVVHSTVPRIASVHNRGGSLILRRMKSIWVAMAGPRSCGSRVTGTCAILTEQTEVASWLMKIVFRPAEWTPGTQEAMPSRMSVQMEDKCMPSLEQTPSLDSGSSGRNISQPGGLWKVCQSSQKKEDSLEDHSQMLIHTYLLLRQF
- the ZBTB44 gene encoding zinc finger and BTB domain-containing protein 44 isoform X6; this encodes MGVKTFTHSSSSHSQEMLGKLNMLRNDGHFCDITIRVQDKIFRAHKVVLAACSDFFRTKLVGQAEDENKNVLDLHHVTVTGFIPLLEYAYTATLSINTENIIDVLAAASYMQMFSVASTCSEFMKSSILWNTPNSQPEKGLDAGQENNSNCNFTSRDGSISPVSSECSVVERTIPVCRESRRKRKSYIVMSPESPVKCSTQTSSPQVLNSSASYSENRNQPVDSSLAFPWTFPFGIDRRIQPEKVKQAENTRTLELPGPSETSRRMADYVTCESTKTTLPLGTEEDVRVKVERLSDEEVHEEVSQPVSASQSSLSDQQTVPGSEQVQEDLLISPQSSSIGSVDEGVSEGLPTLQSSSSTAAPPDDDDRLENVQYPYQLYIAPSTSSTERPSPNGPDRPFQCPTCGVRFTRIQNLKQHMLIHSGIKPFQCDRCGKKFTRAYSLKMHRLKHEEVVHSTVPRIASVHNRGGSLILRRMKSIWVAMAGPRSCGSRVTGTCGHRSGACSVCAEMDCSGQVLRKRLWDFVYPPLQDTVSSPLYAQNTRGEGQGTGRQPGQPLERHLHSGVQI
- the ZBTB44 gene encoding zinc finger and BTB domain-containing protein 44 isoform X7, coding for MGVKTFTHSSSSHSQEMLGKLNMLRNDGHFCDITIRVQDKIFRAHKVVLAACSDFFRTKLVGQAEDENKNVLDLHHVTVTGFIPLLEYAYTATLSINTENIIDVLAAASYMQMFSVASTCSEFMKSSILWNTPNSQPEKGLDAGQENNSNCNFTSRDGSISPVSSECSVVERTIPVCRESRRKRKSYIVMSPESPVKCSTQTSSPQVLNSSASYSENRNQPVDSSLAFPWTFPFGIDRRIQPEKVKQAENTRTLELPGPSETSRRMADYVTCESTKTTLPLGTEEDVRVKVERLSDEEVHEEVSQPVSASQSSLSDQQTVPGSEQVQEDLLISPQSSSIGSVDEGVSEGLPTLQSSSSTAAPPDDDDRLENVQYPYQLYIAPSTSSTERPSPNGPDRPFQCPTCGVRFTRIQNLKQHMLIHSGIKPFQCDRCGKKFTRAYSLKMHRLKHEEVVHSTVPRIASVHNRGGSLILRRMKSIWVAMAGPRSCGSRVTGTCGMKEHQL
- the ZBTB44 gene encoding zinc finger and BTB domain-containing protein 44 isoform X8 translates to MGVKTFTHSSSSHSQEMLGKLNMLRNDGHFCDITIRVQDKIFRAHKVVLAACSDFFRTKLVGQAEDENKNVLDLHHVTVTGFIPLLEYAYTATLSINTENIIDVLAAASYMQMFSVASTCSEFMKSSILWNTPNSQPEKGLDAGQENNSNCNFTSRDGSISPVSSECSVVERTIPVCRESRRKRKSYIVMSPESPVKCSTQTSSPQVLNSSASYSENRNQPVDSSLAFPWTFPFGIDRRIQPEKVKQAENTRTLELPGPSETSRRMADYVTCESTKTTLPLGTEEDVRVKVERLSDEEVHEEVSQPVSASQSSLSDQQTVPGSEQVQEDLLISPQSSSIGSVDEGVSEGLPTLQSSSSTAAPPDDDDRLENVQYPYQLYIAPSTSSTERPSPNGPDRPFQCPTCGVRFTRIQNLKQHMLIHSGIKPFQCDRCGKKFTRAYSLKMHRLKHEVPLQRQRTMIDNSQAVDEMTRNGE
- the ZBTB44 gene encoding zinc finger and BTB domain-containing protein 44 isoform X1 is translated as MGVKTFTHSSSSHSQEMLGKLNMLRNDGHFCDITIRVQDKIFRAHKVVLAACSDFFRTKLVGQAEDENKNVLDLHHVTVTGFIPLLEYAYTATLSINTENIIDVLAAASYMQMFSVASTCSEFMKSSILWNTPNSQPEKGLDAGQENNSNCNFTSRDGSISPVSSECSVVERTIPVCRESRRKRKSYIVMSPESPVKCSTQTSSPQVLNSSASYSENRNQPVDSSLAFPWTFPFGIDRRIQPEKVKQAENTRTLELPGPSETSRRMADYVTCESTKTTLPLGTEEDVRVKVERLSDEEVHEEVSQPVSASQSSLSDQQTVPGSEQVQEDLLISPQSSSIGSVDEGVSEGLPTLQSSSSTAAPPDDDDRLENVQYPYQLYIAPSTSSTERPSPNGPDRPFQCPTCGVRFTRIQNLKQHMLIHSGIKPFQCDRCGKKFTRAYSLKMHRLKHEGKRCFRCQICSATFTSFGEYKHHMRVSRHIIRKPRIYECKTCGAMFTNSGNLIVHLRSLNHEASELANYFQSSDFLVPDYLNQEQEETLVQYDLGEHGFESNSSVQMPVISQVSSTQNCESTFPLGSLGGLAEKEEEVPEQPKTSACAEATRDDPPKSELSSITIDTTPKAKNHD
- the ZBTB44 gene encoding zinc finger and BTB domain-containing protein 44 isoform X3, producing the protein MGVKTFTHSSSSHSQEMLGKLNMLRNDGHFCDITIRVQDKIFRAHKVVLAACSDFFRTKLVGQAEDENKNVLDLHHVTVTGFIPLLEYAYTATLSINTENIIDVLAAASYMQMFSVASTCSEFMKSSILWNTPNSQPEKGLDAGQENNSNCNFTSRDGSISPVSSECSVVERTIPVCRESRRKRKSYIVMSPESPVKCSTQTSSPQVLNSSASYSENRNQPVDSSLAFPWTFPFGIDRRIQPEKVKQAENTRTLELPGPSETSRRMADYVTCESTKTTLPLGTEEDVRVKVERLSDEEVHEEVSQPVSASQSSLSDQQTVPGSEQVQEDLLISPQSSSIGSVDEGVSEGLPTLQSSSSTAAPPDDDDRTERPSPNGPDRPFQCPTCGVRFTRIQNLKQHMLIHSGIKPFQCDRCGKKFTRAYSLKMHRLKHEGKRCFRCQICSATFTSFGEYKHHMRVSRHIIRKPRIYECKTCGAMFTNSGNLIVHLRSLNHEASELANYFQSSDFLVPDYLNQEQEETLVQYDLGEHGFESNSSVQMPVISQVSSTQNCESTFPLGSLGGLAEKEEEVPEQPKTSACAEATRDDPPKSELSSITIDTTPKAKNHD
- the ZBTB44 gene encoding zinc finger and BTB domain-containing protein 44 isoform X2, producing the protein MGVKTFTHSSSSHSQEMLGKLNMLRNDGHFCDITIRVQDKIFRAHKVVLAACSDFFRTKLVGQAEDENKNVLDLHHVTVTGFIPLLEYAYTATLSINTENIIDVLAAASYMQMFSVASTCSEFMKSSILWNTPNSQPEKGLDAGQENNSNCNFTSRDGSISPVSSECSVVERTIPVCRESRRKRKSYIVMSPESPVKCSTQTSSPQVLNSSASYSENRNQPVDSSLAFPWTFPFGIDRRIQPEKVKQAENTRTLELPGPSETSRRMADYVTCESTKTTLPLGTEEDVRVKVERLSDEEVHEEVSQPVSASQSSLSDQQTVPGSEQVQEDLLISPQSSSIGSVDEGVSEGLPTLQSSSSTAAPPDDDDRSTERPSPNGPDRPFQCPTCGVRFTRIQNLKQHMLIHSGIKPFQCDRCGKKFTRAYSLKMHRLKHEGKRCFRCQICSATFTSFGEYKHHMRVSRHIIRKPRIYECKTCGAMFTNSGNLIVHLRSLNHEASELANYFQSSDFLVPDYLNQEQEETLVQYDLGEHGFESNSSVQMPVISQVSSTQNCESTFPLGSLGGLAEKEEEVPEQPKTSACAEATRDDPPKSELSSITIDTTPKAKNHD
- the ZBTB44 gene encoding zinc finger and BTB domain-containing protein 44 isoform X9; the protein is MGVKTFTHSSSSHSQEMLGKLNMLRNDGHFCDITIRVQDKIFRAHKVVLAACSDFFRTKLVGQAEDENKNVLDLHHVTVTGFIPLLEYAYTATLSINTENIIDVLAAASYMQMFSVASTCSEFMKSSILWNTPNSQPEKGLDAGQENNSNCNFTSRDGSISPVSSECSVVERTIPVCRESRRKRKSYIVMSPESPVKCSTQTSSPQVLNSSASYSENRNQPVDSSLAFPWTFPFGIDRRIQPEKVKQAENTRTLELPGPSETSRRMADYVTCESTKTTLPLGTEEDVRVKVERLSDEEVHEEVSQPVSASQSSLSDQQTVPGSEQVQEDLLISPQSSSIGSVDEGVSEGLPTLQSSSSTAAPPDDDDRLENVQYPYQLYIAPSTSSTERPSPNGPDRPFQCPTCGVRFTRIQNLKQHMLIHSGIKPFQCDRCGKKFTRAYSLKMHRLKHEVIS